One window of Hypanus sabinus isolate sHypSab1 chromosome 18, sHypSab1.hap1, whole genome shotgun sequence genomic DNA carries:
- the pus1 gene encoding tRNA pseudouridine synthase A yields the protein MAGEERGLEPPAQDHGGKRQREAGPESPVAKRLKEPAGEQDRKCPKRKVVLLLAYSGKGYHGMQRNVGSAQFKTIEDELVKALVKAGCIPENHGNDMRKMSFQRCARTDKGVSAAGQIVSLKLWLIDNLVEKINANLPPGIKILGLKRVTGRFNSKNTCDARTYFYMLPTFAFAHKDDGQPIEDFRLNSEALGLVNKLLGCYRGTHNFHNFTSGKGPKDPSAKRYIMEMFCEDPFVRRGVEFAVLKVKGQSFMMHQIRKMIGLVIAIVRGYAPESIMDQSWGEEKVDVPKVPGLGLVLDTVHFEKYNNRFGNDGVHEALEWSGVEEQIMAFKEDHIYPTIINTEIKEQSMANWLSTLPIHDFTATASGVQLNENHSKKTNEPDDGSDVSQSD from the exons ATGGCCGGCGAGGAGCGAGGCCTGGAGCCGCCGGCTCAGGACCACGGCGGCAAGCGGCAGAGGGAGGCCGGCCCCGAGTCTCCGGTGGCTAAGCGGCTGAAGGAGCCGGCGGGCGAGCAAGACAGGAAGTGCCCGAAGAGGAAAGTGGTGCTGCTGCTGGCCTACTCCGGGAAAGGCTACCACGGCATGCAG AGGAATGTTGGATCGGCTCAGTTTAAGACCATTGAGGACGAGCTGGTGAAGGCACTGGTAAAAGCTGGGTGTATTCCAGAGAACCACGGCAATGATATGAGGAAGATGTCCTTCCAGAGGTGTGCAAGGACCGACAAG GGTGTTTCTGCTGCGGGTCAGATCGTCTCCCTGAAGCTCTGGCTCATTGATAACCTCGTGGAGAAGATCAACGCAAACCTGCCGCCTGGCATTAAAATATTAG GGCTCAAGAGGGTCACTGGCAGGTTCAACTCGAAGAACACCTGCGATGCCAGGACCTACTTCTACATGCTGCCCACTTTTGCATTTGCCCACAAGGACGATGGTCAGCCGATCGAGGACTTCCGCCTGAACAGCGAAGCCCTCGGCCTCGTCAACAAGCTGTTGGGCTGCTACCGAGGGACCCACAACTTCCACAACTTCACGTCTGGGAAGGGTCCGAAAGACCCCAGCGCCAAACGGTACATCATGGAAATGTTCTGCGAGGACCCTTTCGTGAGGCGGGGCGTGGAGTTTGCTGTCCTGAAGGTCAAGGGTCAGAGCTTCATGATGCACCAGATTAGGAAGATGATTGGATTGGTCATCGCCATTGTGCGAGGCTACGCTCCAGAGTCCATCATGGACCAGAGCTGGGGCGAGGAGAAAGTTGACGTGCCCAAAGTCCCTGGGCTCGGGCTTGTGTTGGACACTGTCCACTTCGAGAAGTACAACAATCGCTTCGGTAATGACGGAGTCCATGAGGCTCTGGAGTGGTCCGGAGTAGAAGAACAAATTATGGCGTTCAAGGAGGATCACATCTACCCAACCATTATTAACACCGAGATCAAAGAGCAGTCAATGGCGAATTGGCTTAGCACCCTTCCGATCCACGACTTCACTGCCACAGCCTCGGGAGTTCAGCTAAACGAGAATCATTCAAAG AAGACAAACGAGCCGGACGATGGCAGTGACGTGTCTCAATCTGACTGA